TCCTAGCAACCAATTTAAAGGTTACTAAAGTTTTTACTGGCcaagacatttttgttttaaaggtgcAACCTGATACTATAAATCTGTAGCTAGTACTTACAAAGAACACACAAAGTTAGTGATGGATTTACGAATGGCTGGTGCAACCCAATCCTGAGGCAGATTTCATGAGGTTATATTGCTTTACTTTGTATCCCAGCCAGAAAGTAACTGCTGGGCATCTCTGGTGACTGATTTTTGTGTATCCTCTATCGATCACTGAACAGAGAGTCCATTCATCCCCCACAACACACCCGCAGAGGTTAGTTAGAGCTGATAGGGAACCTGGAGCATGTAGGGATTCATTGTCTTGTTCAGGGACACTCCAGCAAAGTGGAGGCAGGGGTCCTGAACATTTGCCCTCTGGTTTAACGCAGATTCCCACCTCTCTAGGCCAAACATTACACCGTCACCTGAAGACATAATATGTCCACTTTTAAGTCTTTCTTAAAAGCATCTTTCAGCATCGCTTCAATGTGCATCATGGTTGGACTGAGTCCAAACTACAGTTTATAGACTTTTTATACAAGCCTACGGCAACTGATGCTTACAAAGGTCTCATTGTGCTGCCAAATGCAAAATGTATGGAAGTCACGAGATCCTGTTttagaaatattagaaaatattttttttcttattaaagaTAAATACTGCATCATATGCACCAGATTATTTGACTTGTTCCAAGATAACTGCCCTTGATTTACCTTAGTAATAACTACACTTAATCTATTTTTAACGAGAGCTGACAAGAAATAGCTGGTTGCATGGTTGATGCACCGATACCCCGACACGTCTATTAGGAGAAAGCTAGATGGCTGATTTCAAGACTGAGTTCATGAGCTATGCCCATTAACTTGTTGTGGGTAAGGCGCAAGAATAAAGGAAAGAGTAGCTTCACTGAAAACTCCCATCACTCCCAAATAGACTGACAGGTCTTTTAATACATTGTCTAGCACAAGACAAGTGAACAACAACTGAATCCAAGATATTAATGTTTGCTGATGCTGTTAAGGTTTGTTTACATCAATGTGAGAAAAATTCAAGCCATGTGAAGAGATGCAATGACCTCTTTGTGGTGCAGTTTACGAAGCCTTATCTAAATTGTGCATTATTTCACAATTTGTCTTAGTTACTGGAGAAAATTATACTAAATAGTAATGTAATATGTTTATGATGTACCATGGTATTGATCGCAACGGTTCAAATTTAGGTTCttcaaagaaatgtttctaTCTGTCCATGAGGCCAGTTTTTAACATGCTGTCTCACTTTTGTGCCGGTCTCTGTGCACTAGTCCCACAGCTTTTTACTCTGCTTTCAGCAGAAAACTCTCAGAGGCCTTTCTGACAACCTCTTCTAACACAACCCTTGTTCCTCGCCTCAGCCCCAAGGAGGTTGTTCACCATTTTAACACCTCTTCTTTGACTATATTCTTGATGCCTCTGAGAGCAAAAAACAGAGGAACTACTATTGTtgtacaataaaatataattgaCCACTTTCTTTCAAAATAGGAAGAATCTGCCTCTTTGCCAAAATCTCTACGTACATTATAATTTATAGACTATAATCTCTGATATGTTGTTTTTGGGTGTTTGCTCAAAATACctatgctgctgctttttttgaGAGAGGAGGCTGgtttttaaattctaattaaaCCTTCAATGGAGCAACAAGTAACTACAAAACAAGTCTCAAACCCTTCATCCTGTGAATTGTGTCTCCTTAGTGCTTTTAAACTACTTTCTTTTTACAGGTTCAAGCCAAGTCATGTCTACgaaataaaaaagcacaaagactgCGCTTGGCCTTAGTTTAACAACAGATACAAGCGAAGCGCTCTATTCTATTAAATCTCTGTGGCCTTGATCGCCCTCGTTCTTCTCTTCAGCCTGGAGCAGAGCATGATGCTGCTATAAGTTGTTGGCTTTGGTTTGGAAAATACACCATGTAACCCACGAATTCAACAACTCAGCCAGCAGAAATTCTTTCCTGGTGGTCTGAGCTTTTCTCTGAGCTCTTTTCCCATATGGAGTCAATTTGGAGCACAATCTTTAGGATGATTTGGCATCCCCAGGACAACACCAAAACATGTTAGAGTAAAAGAAATGTGAGACCTGACTTTCTTCCACTAAGATATGTTTCCTCAATTAAACGTTTTTTAATCCTCCACTGATCAGTGAAAAGTCATCCAAGTATTAATCCCCTCCTGTTTAAATTACCCAAAACTTCTTCATCAACCTAAAACACCAACAGTTGTGCCTTTAGACCGGCCACTTCTTAGCTTCAGACTGGATTTTAAGactttattcatctattttaaGGACAAGCCACACAGATCACAGtttatttatgtgtctgtgGAGCTTAGTTACATTTTAGAAGCAATACCTGGTGATATACAAAGATTAGAAAGACATTGTTTgcccattttttaaatttgtagattattgttgtcttgtttttattaatgttatggtgattattacatttatttttttccagtgaATACAGTAGCGGTGAAAAAGTCTGAACACTCATTCTGGAGGCATTAAATCAAACGCCACCGTTCCATATTGGTGAATTAATCATTTCTATGAACAATTGAATTTTGGAGATATAGCAGTTTTTCCACTTTGCAGTCTGGCTGGAAAGTGAGAACTGCTGAATCCTCATAAGCACTCAAGGACATCAGTACCCTGGAGCCTTGCCtgggtgtgtctgtctgttagcagttagcagtgTCCCCAGCCAGCCTTTAGCTCCAAGGGCGGTCTCTACAGCGATATCTCTGGGCCAAGTAAGCAAGGACCTGCTCCCAGATGCTTGAGTGGATGAATAATGACACTGTAACagagcatctctctctctctctctctgataaTGAGGAACAGAGGAGCAGACCCTCCCCGAGGCACAGCACCTGGACTGGACTGCTTTCCTGTCTACCTcaacctctgtctctctcaggaGACAGTCAGGGAAGAGTGAGGCTCTGGCCATGCGCCAGGCTCTCAGTCTCAGTTACACTCAATCACACTCAGTTTGGTCTAATTGTGAAATTATGAAACATCTTATCAAGTCACTGGACCGTGCTCAGACCCCtaaaaatatctgtaaaaagaaaaacactttttaatggtgtgtttttctgtcaggcATCTTTAGCTTTAAATATGTGCAGCCTTGGCTCCCCCCTCTGCACACCTATAcatttccctcttcctcttcttctcactTCTTTCCCTGCAGAGAGGTTTTGCCAAGTGGAGTCAATTAAAACTGTACATCTAAGTGAGAAATGTCTGTTTGAGCGCGCGTGTTGGTGCGTATGGTTTCATGGCTGTGCTGTGTGCCtctttgtgtaaatgtgtgactttgtggtattttcaaatatatgtgtgtgaatgtgcatgtagtgtgtgtgtgtgtgtgtgtgtgtgtgtgcaaatgtctGAGAGTGTAGAGGCGGGGGCTCCCCTGGGGCCTGGCAGTATGGCGCTGTAGCACTGCACACTCCTCTTGTGAAAACGCCTCCAATGGGACTGGGACAGCTGTGACCAACCTATACCGCTTCATGGGCCATAACAAGCCTgatgatgtacacacacacacacacacagacacacacatatacacatacacacctatTACTCCAATCCTACCAACTCTGTCTGGCTGTCTAtccttgttttgtctgtctgtcaagaactatccctctatctctctctctctctctcacacacacacacacacacacacacacagagaaaaatgtctatttctctctttctttctttctcatacAGTCTCGAGCACAAGTGATGCCTCCTGACATATGTgaaggtattttttttttcccattttcattCATGCAGCCCACTCTTTCTGCCTCCCACGCAGCGACTTTGTGTCCCGGTCAAACAAGACTGCCAAGAGGGgttgtctgcatgtgtgaaaggagTTACATTTTAATTGTAAGGAAAAGGTCactttcatgaaaaaaaacaaatctatcTTCAGGGTCGTATTCACACAAATGCGACAACAaagacagactttttttttttaatttcatttatttaacagtcACCAGATGATGAGATACATTctcttaaaaaagaaatagacaACAAAACTGTTATTATTTTGAgattttaaaaactattatacAATATTCTTAATATATAGattttgtacaaaataaaagtcagtaAAAGGGTCAAAGGGAGAGTGACATCttaaaaaacagagaaaaaaagaggaaggggATAGGAGTTGACTCAAACAACTACCACACTGAGGAGTGACAAAGACCAATCtctttcataaataaatataggaAAATTAGACATCATATATAGCTCTCTTTCCAATAGCAGGGCATTGCTAAATGCCTGTAGCATATAACATAACTGCTTTGTGAGGCCCATTTGCTTAGAAAATTCCACGCATTTTCCACATGGAGATTAACTGGAACCAGCGGGGCTAAAAGCCctgaaataaagttatttacCTCAATAATGGGTCTGATAGTCTGTGCCGTGCTTGACCTTTGGCTGTAATAAtaacccccaccccacccttaCCCCCACTCTTTTCCTTTGTGTGCCGCACTTGGCACAGACCAAGCACAGAGAGTCTCCTTGAGGGAACTAAAGAACAGGGgtgtcctctttttttctctcccaagGCCAGTGAGAAACAAGCTTCAGACTCCcccactcacaaacacagagacaattGAGCAAAACACATGTGGGAGGGGTGCAAGGTATTGGAGCATAGGAAGGTCATACTGCACTACCAACATCATTTCACCAATTCCATCCTTACATTATGGGTATTTCAGCACTGTCCTTGTTGGTCCTTAGAATTTCAACAATACAACAACTACTACAAGACaacagaataaacacacaaaaagtggATGTGGATGGGTGTGGGGCATTACAACCCTGTTTGACATAGACTCATGCCAATCATTTTGGCTGATTGTTTTCTCCTAAATCTCTCCCTTTGCGCTTAGTTGAGTACTTGAAGCTCAGGGTTTAAGTACTGAAAACATGGGAACAGGggaacacaaaatacaaataatggAGATGATTTACATTACAGATACACTACctgttttcagacacacacacccaaagaGCATGGAAACTGAGGCTGATGATTGATCCCACTGCAACAACAGACTTTTGTTCTATCCGTGtctccatcttttccttttgTACCCTCTGTGAGCAGGCAAGCGGACAGTGACATTGGCCCTTCTCAGAGCAGGACAGCAGGCAGAGTGACTTGGCGTTAATCACAGTTTTGTCTTGCTTTCTTGGCACATTAAGTTGGAGAAGCAAGCGGCGGCCCGGGCGGCCAGGGTGAGAGATGGGAGGACAACGCGTTAGATTCTCAATAATGACGCATTGCTGCCGCATCACTTTGGAGATTAAAAGCAAGATGCTGAATTTCAATCAAGCCGCATTAATGGCTCAGTGTGAGGAATGGTCACTTTGTCTCCActggcaggcagagagagggagagagagcgagagagagagagagagagagagaaactggcATGAGAAGCCCAGGTGAGACAAGGTGATATGACATTTTAATTCACCAAATTGCATGCTAGCCAGTAATGATAGAATCCATTTAACGATGTAAGGACAATATTCTCAAACCAATGGCAAAAGGGCAATAACAAAATGTTACATCCAAGAGAAAAGTCAAAGCACCAAGGACTAAATGCATGAGGCTGTAAATAGCAGGACGGCTGATGTAGGATAACTCATTGGATCTGACGAGCACGTGAATGTCCATATCATTGAAATGGTACACTGGTTTCAGATCAGAgttctttttaaatatatggTATAAATACATTCAAACCAGTGTTAAATTTGCGTTAGATTTAATAGCTTAACAAAGATGAGTGATGAGGACCAGGCAATGTCTACAGTATTGAGCTACCACGGAATTTGAAAACCCAAGGATCACGCAGCAACTAtggattttttttgaaaaaaaccACCATGGAAAATGACAGCATAAGAGAAAAGGAGTccaattttaattcaattacaCTTTATCTACGGAGCTTGTGATTTCCTCATTTGTTGCTGTCAAATACTGCAGCCACCTTACAAAACATGTCAAGCTCTgcctgagctgctctgtgaatACACTGCACTGCGAGATGTGACCCACTTGCAATAAAGTGCATTGAAAGTTCAGTTCTCATGTTAGATGAGAAGCGATGTTGGGCAAGCACAGCTGAGAGATTGTCATCACAGTATAGCTGATATGACGAAAAACCTAATGTGACATGAACTAGATCTGTTGGGGGGAAGGGAAATCAAAAGAGGATAGGGTGACAGAAGAATTGTCAAGACAACAAAGGGAGACGGGAGTGTTGGTCCTATAGTCTCTGTGTCAAGTCAGGAATGTCACAGTTGAGCACAGTGCTTCAAGGGTAGGGTAGTTCTTTCAGAGGGTAGGATGTTTTGTCCTCGACTTCAGCCAGGCACCCAGCTCTGGTTGCTATGGGCTTGCTGTGGACCAGCCAGACcacccatccccatccccatgCCCATGGTCACACCCATGCCCATACCCATGCCGATGCCTACCCCCTGGGCTAGGGAGCAGTCAAAGTTAAAGTCCATCTCCTCCCCAGAGTCCATAATGTCATGGAGGAGGATGGACTCCACGTCGCAGTCCAAGCTACCGTGGAACATATCAATGTCCAGGTCAGCTGGTAGTCTCTCATGGGGGTGGGGTTGGTGATAACCATGGTAGTTGTTACCAGCATTACCATTCCCCATCCCCTGGCCATGGTGGTATGGTCCATTAGTCATGCCTTGGTGCTGTGGGTCAGGGTAATGGTTGTGACGGGGGTGTGGGGCAGTGGCCACATGGCAGGAGTCCTGGGGCATACCAAGCATGCCTGCTGGGTTTGGAGGGAGGGTAGTGGAGGCAGGAAGGTGGGCATGTGATGGGGGGCTGTACAGGTAGGGAGTTTTGTGGTTGTAGGTCTGCAGCTGATTGTTGTTACCACGTGGGGTCAGGGACGCGGCCCGGGGCGATGTGTGGTTATGGCTCTGGCTGAGGTTGTGACCGTTGTGAGTGAGACTGTGAGGtgggttgtggttgtggttggtTACATTGTTGTGACTACGAGTATGGCTGTGAGTTCTGTTATGGCTATGAGCTGAGCTGTGACTATGAGGTCCATTGTGGCTGTGGCCATTGTGGTGGCCAGGGTGGTGGCTGTGATGGTTGGAGCCGACTCCATTACTAGCTTGAGCCATCATTGGATGACTTTCCctctcctgtcccagcatcatGTCCTTGGAACAATATTGCTGCCTTGGTGGACCCCCTGTAAGCAGACTCTGCAGGGCATTGGTGCTGGAGTATGCCCGCATGGTTCCAGAGAAACTGGCTGGCTTGTTCTCCTGAATGGTCTGCATGGGTGAGTGGTGGCACAGCATACCCATGCCTGTTGCACCATAGACACTTGTACCATAGGGACTCTGCCCCTTCACTCCAGAGTTGTAGTGGTAGACAGGGGTTTGGTGCTTATGCCTGCCAACAGCTGGATGCTGCTGGTGTTGCTGCTGCGGTTGGTGAAGTTGATGATAACTATCCTCCATCAGCTGCTCATCCAGACTGATGGCACCTGTCAGGTTTGCCAGCTGAGGCAGCTGCTCCAGGGGAGGACAGCGATTCCCTGTCCCCATGGATGGAGAGCGGGCACTGGTTGGTGAGGGGTAGAGGTGAGGGGAGGTGGAACAGGACAGGCCACCCTCCTCTGGTTCCTCTGGCTCGCCCTCTGCGAGGATGGGTGACAGACGCCCACTCAGGGTGGAAGCTGATGAGCTAGCCCTGGAATGGAGATCTGTCCAAGCGTCAAACTCTCCATCCGTCCCAGATGCACCTCCAGATCCTGTGACTCCTTTCTGTGGTGGGCTGTCATGGTTGGGGGAGCCCTGGAGTCCCACCACAGATGATCCTGCTCCTATCCCAGGACGACCAACCCTTTTGCCTCTGATGCGACCTTTGCTTTTTAGGTATTTGGTGCTGTTGTCCATGGAAACTGCTCGCCGGCGAGGGGCCTTgcccatcttccctccatctgggTTCAGCATCCACCAAGAACTCTTCCCCGTTCCCTCATTCTGCACCCTTATAAAACGTGTGTGAAGGGATAGGTTGTGTCGAATGGAGTTCTgcagagagatgaaagagacaAGCATTAGAGAGTTATCAAATTAAATTGTTATATAGATAACATACTCATAATTTgtacacaaaatgtttttctaataTTTGAAAATTAGTGAAATCTGTACAGGATTCAAATAAAGTGTTCCAGAGGAAAATaagaatttacaaaaaaatacaaaaatcaaaaaatagaGACAAACCTTATCACAACCACAGCTGTCACAATTGCTTATAACTCATTCAGTCTATAGATGCTGAGACACTGGAAAATAATTTGCCAAATTATCAGGTCAGGTCCATGTCTATTATTGGATATACAGAACACATCAAAGTAGATACTCAACCCTCTATGCAATCAGTGTCAACCAAGtcataaaactgagaaaaatatGGACAGCCACGAAGGACAGCTACAGCTAGCAAGGAGCAAGACCCTGTCAGCCTCAACCAACCTGAAACAACTTGAAATTCAGTCTTGAGACACTCTCCTTATGTATGTCAATCCTCCCACTTTCATTTCCATCAATCCATCTGTCCTCCTCTACCTCTTCTTTCAGCCGGGCTGATGTAAGCTGCTGTGGTTGGGCGTACTGTATGTTTGAAGTT
The nucleotide sequence above comes from Pempheris klunzingeri isolate RE-2024b chromosome 8, fPemKlu1.hap1, whole genome shotgun sequence. Encoded proteins:
- the LOC139204867 gene encoding forkhead box protein O6-like; protein product: MLMMEDDELDAHQVDSDFEPQSRPRSCTWPLPCPEDFPGGHEVSGGLPLANIKVEPEDVPACRAGLVGGTPGELKHPAGAPAPTGATHPCLAGAALDVTGPLRKAKSSRRNAWGNQSYADLITRAIESTPEKRLTLSQIYDWMVRYVPYFKDKGDSNSSAGWKNSIRHNLSLHTRFIRVQNEGTGKSSWWMLNPDGGKMGKAPRRRAVSMDNSTKYLKSKGRIRGKRVGRPGIGAGSSVVGLQGSPNHDSPPQKGVTGSGGASGTDGEFDAWTDLHSRASSSASTLSGRLSPILAEGEPEEPEEGGLSCSTSPHLYPSPTSARSPSMGTGNRCPPLEQLPQLANLTGAISLDEQHKHQTPVYHYNSGVKGQSPYGTSVYGATGMGMLCHHSPMQTIQENKPASFSGTMRAYSSTNALQSLLTGGPPRQQYCSKDMMLGQERESHPMMAQASNGVGSNHHSHHPGHHNGHSHNGPHSHSSAHSHNRTHSHTRSHNNVTNHNHNPPHSLTHNGHNLSQSHNHTSPRAASLTPRGNNNQLQTYNHKTPYLYSPPSHAHLPASTTLPPNPAGMLGMPQDSCHVATAPHPRHNHYPDPQHQGMTNGPYHHGQGMGNGNAGNNYHGYHQPHPHERLPADLDIDMFHGSLDCDVESILLHDIMDSGEEMDFNFDCSLAQGVGIGMGMGMGVTMGMGMGMGGLAGPQQAHSNQSWVPG